From one Littorina saxatilis isolate snail1 unplaced genomic scaffold, US_GU_Lsax_2.0 scaffold_2008, whole genome shotgun sequence genomic stretch:
- the LOC138955938 gene encoding antifreeze protein Maxi-like, with protein sequence MVDETVAAAAAVVVVDETVDAAAAAAEGEATALAAAATAAGAAAVSATVAAAVVAAVAAAADVAHAAAVVAAVAAAVAGAAAVAVVAAAAAVDEVAIAVVGEVTVAAASFAVVDVIWAEALRL encoded by the coding sequence ATGGTTGATGagactgttgctgctgctgctgctgtagtGGTGGTTGATGAGACtgttgatgctgctgctgctgcagccGAGGGAGAAGCAACGGCTCTTGCTGCTGCAGCGACAGCTGCGGGTGCGGCGGCTGTTTCTGccactgttgctgctgctgttgttgcggctgttgctgctgctgccgatGTTGCTCATGCGgcggctgttgttgctgctgttgctgccgctGTTGCTGGTGCGGCGGCTGTTGCTGTTGTggcagctgctgctgctgttgatgaGGTGGCCATTGCTGTTGTTGGTGAGGTgactgttgctgctgcttcttTTGCAGTGGTTGATGTGATATGGGCGGAGGCGCTCCGCCTTTAA